A single region of the Rhodococcus sp. W8901 genome encodes:
- a CDS encoding response regulator: MQPELTTDIRVVLAEDGALLRESLALMLERFGFLVVAAVSDADALESAVAEHAPDMVVTDVRMPPGFTDEGLRAAVGLRRRYPDLAVVVLSQYVELSYADDLLGGEGGRVGYLLKDRVVDVEDFAATLRQIASGATVIDPTVVRQLFRRHRDPLSALSPREREVLALIAEGHSNMAIAKLLFITESAVGKHVGNIFAKLVLPPTDDANRRVLAVLAYLRRDEVD, translated from the coding sequence GTGCAGCCAGAATTGACAACCGACATCCGGGTGGTGCTCGCCGAGGACGGCGCGCTGCTGCGAGAGAGCCTTGCCCTGATGCTCGAGCGGTTCGGATTCCTTGTCGTGGCAGCGGTGTCGGACGCCGACGCACTGGAATCGGCTGTGGCCGAGCATGCCCCGGACATGGTTGTCACCGATGTGCGGATGCCGCCGGGGTTCACCGACGAAGGGTTGCGTGCCGCCGTGGGGTTGCGGCGCCGGTACCCGGATCTCGCCGTCGTCGTGCTGAGCCAGTACGTGGAACTGAGTTACGCGGACGACCTCCTCGGCGGGGAGGGCGGTCGGGTCGGTTACCTCTTGAAGGACCGTGTCGTCGACGTCGAAGACTTCGCCGCCACGCTGCGGCAGATTGCGAGCGGCGCCACAGTCATCGATCCCACGGTCGTACGCCAACTCTTCCGCCGCCACCGTGACCCGCTGTCCGCACTGTCACCGCGCGAGCGCGAGGTACTCGCCTTGATCGCCGAGGGCCACTCCAACATGGCCATCGCGAAGCTGTTGTTCATCACCGAATCGGCGGTCGGCAAACACGTCGGGAACATCTTCGCCAAGCTGGTTCTGCCGCCGACCGACGATGCGAACCGCCGGGTCCTCGCGGTGCTCGCGTACTTGAGACGCGACGAGGTGGACTAG